A region of Rahnella aceris DNA encodes the following proteins:
- a CDS encoding DUF4406 domain-containing protein codes for MKVYIAGPMTGLPHFNRPAFKRAAINLSFEKHVPLNPAIMPDGLTKADYMAIGLTMLQRAEAIYLLTGWQFSAGARAEHALALKLGLEVIEQRERSHG; via the coding sequence ATGAAAGTTTATATCGCCGGGCCAATGACAGGCCTGCCACATTTCAACCGCCCTGCTTTCAAACGGGCAGCTATAAACCTGTCATTTGAAAAGCATGTGCCACTGAATCCGGCAATCATGCCTGATGGCCTAACAAAAGCTGATTACATGGCTATCGGCCTGACGATGCTGCAACGCGCCGAAGCGATTTACCTGCTTACCGGTTGGCAGTTCAGCGCAGGCGCCAGAGCTGAACATGCGCTGGCCTTAAAGTTGGGTTTGGAAGTAATCGAACAGAGGGAAAGAAGCCATGGCTGA
- a CDS encoding site-specific integrase: MARPRKYNVNIPGLSCYMDARTNKVYWRYKHPATGKFHGLGDNEEEAKAIAIDANMQLNQRKMANLLRVRNEISREVNKGITTNAWVDKYRAIQLERVKAGEIKPDTAKLREPSLRALISHCGIKPLSEVGARDIAGILDIYIEKGQGRMAQMVRSNLSDVFKEAQHAGEVPAGYNPAKATKQPRAKVSRQRLSFDEWKAIYSAALTLPVHIPRAMLLALITGQRIGDISKLKFTDIWDDKLHVVQQKTGAKVAIPLSLKCEALGLSLQDVIAECRDSVLSQWILHHHRSRRNCTRGGQITKSTLSKGFAEARDKSGLLWEGENPPTFHEQRSLSERLFREQGINTQVLLGHKNSQMTEKYNDDRGKDWKEVVV; this comes from the coding sequence ATGGCACGTCCACGTAAATATAACGTGAATATTCCCGGGCTGTCGTGTTACATGGACGCCAGAACCAATAAGGTTTACTGGCGTTACAAGCATCCAGCCACAGGTAAGTTCCACGGTTTGGGGGACAACGAAGAGGAGGCAAAAGCAATCGCAATAGATGCGAATATGCAACTCAATCAGAGGAAAATGGCAAATCTCCTGAGAGTAAGAAATGAAATTAGCCGTGAAGTGAATAAAGGCATCACTACCAATGCATGGGTTGATAAATACAGAGCGATTCAGCTAGAAAGGGTTAAAGCTGGTGAAATAAAACCCGATACAGCGAAATTGCGGGAACCTTCTTTACGAGCATTAATTTCTCATTGCGGGATAAAACCATTGTCGGAAGTCGGTGCCAGAGATATTGCTGGGATCCTCGATATTTACATTGAAAAAGGTCAGGGAAGGATGGCGCAGATGGTGCGTTCGAATCTAAGTGATGTATTCAAAGAAGCTCAGCATGCAGGTGAAGTTCCGGCTGGTTATAACCCTGCGAAGGCAACAAAACAACCTCGGGCAAAAGTTTCACGACAGAGACTTTCATTTGATGAATGGAAAGCCATTTATTCGGCTGCATTAACGTTACCGGTGCATATTCCCAGGGCAATGCTATTGGCCTTAATTACAGGCCAACGGATAGGAGATATATCAAAGTTGAAATTTACTGATATCTGGGATGACAAACTTCATGTAGTTCAGCAAAAAACCGGGGCTAAAGTAGCTATACCCCTTTCTTTGAAATGTGAGGCGTTGGGACTGTCTCTTCAGGATGTGATAGCTGAATGCCGAGATTCTGTTTTGAGTCAGTGGATCTTGCATCATCACCGTTCACGAAGAAACTGTACCCGTGGTGGGCAGATAACTAAAAGCACACTCTCAAAAGGATTTGCTGAAGCCCGAGATAAAAGTGGTCTGCTGTGGGAGGGAGAGAATCCTCCAACATTCCATGAACAGAGGTCATTGTCGGAACGCTTGTTCAGAGAGCAAGGAATAAACACGCAAGTTTTACTTGGACATAAAAATAGTCAAATGACGGAGAAGTATAACGACGACCGGGGGAAAGACTGGAAGGAAGTTGTTGTTTAA
- a CDS encoding excisionase, with protein MTRTLTLDEWALEEFSAPIPSRPTLMRYAKNGMIYPLPFKAGRCWRVEASARFIGIAEKPVINKDIDPRLMRILEDGTST; from the coding sequence ATGACGAGAACATTAACGCTTGATGAATGGGCTCTCGAAGAGTTTTCCGCGCCAATACCTAGCAGACCAACGCTGATGAGGTATGCGAAAAATGGAATGATATACCCCCTGCCCTTTAAAGCTGGGCGGTGCTGGCGTGTTGAAGCATCAGCGCGTTTCATTGGGATAGCTGAGAAGCCTGTGATCAACAAGGATATAGATCCACGTTTAATGAGGATTCTCGAAGATGGCACGTCCACGTAA